From the Vibrio vulnificus CMCP6 genome, one window contains:
- a CDS encoding nuclear transport factor 2 family protein, translating into MYAEQEQQTIDIVERQLEAYNRRDIEAFAATYHPEVEIAHFSKGLLYSGRETLIKRYGEKFGGLTYLRATSLKRIVHEQYLVDHELAESSDLASREINRSIKVVAAYEVENGLIKRVTFMG; encoded by the coding sequence ATGTACGCAGAGCAAGAACAGCAAACCATTGATATTGTTGAGCGACAACTCGAAGCATACAACCGCCGTGATATTGAGGCCTTTGCAGCCACGTATCACCCAGAGGTTGAAATTGCCCATTTTTCAAAAGGGTTGCTTTATTCGGGTAGGGAGACTTTGATCAAACGTTATGGCGAGAAGTTTGGCGGGTTAACGTATTTACGTGCGACCTCGTTAAAACGTATCGTTCATGAGCAATATTTGGTCGACCATGAGTTGGCGGAATCTTCAGATTTGGCAAGTCGGGAAATAAACCGCAGCATTAAGGTGGTGGCAGCTTATGAAGTGGAAAATGGACTGATTAAACGCGTCACGTTCATGGGATAA
- a CDS encoding PhnA domain-containing protein, with amino-acid sequence MSIEATLLDRCQSKCELCSSESSLTAYAVPPHGHVTVDTAIMVCDKCLSEIDEPKDINHWRCLNDSMWSQVPAVQVTAWRQLTRLNSESWALDALDMMYMEEEIKTWAMKGMSADDKTVDCNGAELKKGDDVTVIKDLPIKGTNQVIKQGTVIRGISLSDDPKLVSGKVNGGQSMYVIAEYCRKK; translated from the coding sequence ATGTCTATCGAAGCAACTCTGCTGGATCGTTGCCAGTCTAAATGTGAATTGTGTTCTTCTGAATCTTCGCTTACTGCTTATGCAGTACCGCCTCACGGTCACGTGACCGTTGACACAGCCATCATGGTTTGTGACAAGTGCCTTAGCGAAATCGATGAGCCAAAAGACATTAATCACTGGCGCTGCCTTAATGACAGCATGTGGAGCCAGGTTCCTGCGGTACAAGTGACTGCATGGCGCCAATTGACTCGCCTAAACTCTGAAAGCTGGGCTTTGGACGCTCTTGACATGATGTACATGGAAGAAGAGATCAAGACTTGGGCTATGAAAGGAATGTCTGCGGACGACAAAACCGTTGACTGTAACGGCGCTGAACTGAAAAAAGGCGACGATGTTACGGTTATCAAAGATCTGCCAATCAAAGGCACTAACCAAGTTATCAAACAAGGTACCGTTATCCGTGGCATTAGCCTAAGTGACGATCCTAAATTGGTTTCTGGTAAAGTGAATGGCGGCCAATCTATGTACGTTATCGCGGAATACTGCCGTAAAAAGTAA
- a CDS encoding VolA/Pla-1 family phospholipase produces MKHTFKLSLLCSAILLAGCGDNTESSGTTGSVTFEPSVQELLGRDASIKFALKGTSAAVPLPSFLLFDTNDHTLNIPLSAGSSKGLDNPQVAMGESDGWSTIMPFSIPLNLADGVTLLNDLIITPNGTPFSQNLNAGIRVAKVDVDLATGAMTNFTALTPGVDFLAVTTDLKSINVVPLNGLDPASNYIYALTESIKDSNNNPLGTSSSYASLKSSMAQSGLLATPQKIIWNIEKTFEDNAQVTNKDEIVYSSWFTTASAGNVMQGTKAAIAASANPAVKPAGVWKGTANPNNLSVDDLNSLYSIDAQDVGSDFDVAVSNDPIFVSAVGQDKADLLANSYKQLINHPALDSIQVFRGTVKLPYFLSDQVDGKEWKTLPWRSGMPSVFKILKTLSSGSDADKAAISQQLVDLGFTDLPAQLYSTPHQALLVGAKLTLADGTQLDADRILTRYSAVPQIRAVKEVPFIMFVPKGAGADNVPLLQYQHGITNLKESAYALALSHISTAIQTGKTPYALIAIDQPLHGQRALSDGTVTTPQTPTVFMNLEYLPVARDNIRQGAIDGLGLRYALNYVNPTEVAFQTVNQSDVSLIGHSIGGITGISSYAVANTSVNPVIDPMFAYKTATLANLGGGIAPFLFESGSFSPIIKHSITAAAVPSYLNYYANTCPTKDNPGTCFNNFYSAADAEAKSQIDSALTSFTYAAQTVLDNVDPFNMASQVSGSLLGIQSNGDATIPNKVSKIPTAGTEPLFKKLGLVNTATNASGSRVASYFDSSSNAAHSTVIAPETDEEALAHSEMSSQIVQFTLTKGNSDGLLAVDAAFLDASK; encoded by the coding sequence ATGAAACATACCTTTAAATTATCGCTACTATGTTCAGCAATCCTACTTGCGGGTTGTGGTGACAACACAGAAAGCTCAGGCACGACAGGTTCAGTGACTTTTGAACCAAGCGTTCAGGAGTTGTTGGGGCGCGATGCGTCAATTAAGTTCGCCTTGAAAGGAACATCTGCGGCGGTGCCGCTACCCTCGTTCTTGCTGTTTGATACCAATGATCACACCTTGAATATCCCACTTAGTGCGGGTTCTTCTAAAGGCTTGGATAACCCTCAAGTTGCAATGGGCGAGTCGGATGGTTGGAGTACCATTATGCCATTTAGCATCCCTCTAAACCTTGCTGATGGTGTCACGCTTCTCAACGATTTGATCATCACTCCTAATGGCACCCCATTTAGCCAAAACCTAAATGCTGGTATTCGTGTGGCTAAGGTTGATGTCGATCTTGCGACTGGCGCTATGACTAATTTTACTGCCCTAACTCCGGGTGTTGATTTTCTTGCGGTCACAACCGATCTGAAGAGCATTAACGTTGTTCCTCTCAACGGTTTGGATCCTGCGTCAAACTACATCTATGCACTGACAGAGTCGATCAAAGACAGTAACAACAATCCGCTCGGTACATCCAGCTCCTATGCCAGCTTGAAGAGTTCAATGGCTCAGTCTGGTCTATTGGCGACACCGCAAAAAATTATCTGGAACATTGAAAAAACCTTCGAAGATAACGCACAAGTTACCAATAAAGATGAAATTGTTTACTCTTCTTGGTTTACGACTGCGTCAGCCGGTAATGTAATGCAGGGAACAAAAGCAGCGATAGCTGCTTCAGCAAATCCTGCTGTTAAGCCGGCTGGTGTTTGGAAAGGCACCGCGAACCCAAACAACCTCTCCGTTGACGATCTCAACTCGCTTTACAGCATTGATGCTCAAGACGTTGGTTCGGATTTTGATGTAGCGGTGAGCAATGACCCCATATTTGTCAGTGCAGTTGGGCAAGACAAAGCCGACTTATTGGCAAATAGTTACAAACAGCTGATCAATCATCCGGCGCTGGATTCTATTCAAGTGTTTCGTGGAACAGTCAAACTGCCCTACTTCCTGAGTGATCAAGTTGATGGTAAAGAATGGAAGACGCTTCCTTGGCGTAGCGGTATGCCAAGTGTGTTTAAGATTCTAAAGACTTTGAGTTCAGGTTCAGACGCAGATAAGGCTGCAATCAGCCAGCAGTTAGTCGATTTAGGCTTTACGGATCTCCCAGCTCAGCTCTACTCCACACCGCACCAAGCGCTGCTTGTGGGGGCGAAACTGACATTAGCCGATGGTACTCAGCTTGACGCCGATCGAATTCTGACGAGATACAGTGCAGTGCCGCAGATCCGTGCAGTCAAAGAAGTGCCTTTCATCATGTTTGTTCCTAAAGGTGCTGGCGCAGATAATGTACCTCTACTGCAATATCAGCACGGAATCACCAACCTAAAAGAAAGTGCTTATGCATTGGCACTAAGCCATATCAGTACCGCGATTCAAACGGGCAAAACCCCTTATGCATTAATTGCTATCGATCAGCCATTGCATGGTCAACGTGCTTTGTCCGATGGGACCGTAACGACGCCCCAGACACCGACTGTCTTTATGAATCTTGAATACTTGCCAGTGGCAAGAGACAACATTCGTCAAGGCGCAATCGACGGTTTAGGACTGAGATATGCACTCAATTACGTAAATCCAACAGAAGTTGCTTTCCAGACAGTCAATCAGTCGGATGTTTCCCTGATCGGTCATTCTATCGGTGGCATTACTGGCATCAGTAGCTACGCTGTTGCTAATACCTCGGTCAATCCAGTGATTGATCCGATGTTTGCTTACAAGACAGCAACATTAGCCAATCTAGGTGGCGGTATTGCACCATTTTTGTTTGAGTCTGGTTCATTTTCACCCATCATCAAGCACAGCATCACTGCGGCGGCAGTTCCAAGTTACTTAAATTACTACGCGAATACATGTCCGACCAAAGACAATCCTGGCACATGTTTCAACAACTTCTATAGCGCGGCGGATGCCGAAGCGAAAAGTCAAATCGATAGTGCATTGACCTCATTTACTTACGCTGCGCAGACCGTGTTGGACAACGTTGACCCATTCAATATGGCTTCTCAAGTGAGCGGTTCTTTGTTGGGCATTCAATCCAATGGCGATGCAACCATTCCCAATAAAGTGTCGAAAATTCCGACCGCAGGGACAGAGCCTTTGTTTAAGAAACTAGGATTAGTAAACACAGCGACCAATGCTTCTGGTTCGCGTGTTGCGTCGTACTTTGATTCGTCATCTAACGCAGCCCACTCGACGGTGATTGCGCCGGAAACGGATGAAGAAGCATTGGCTCACAGTGAAATGAGTTCTCAAATCGTTCAGTTTACGCTCACCAAAGGCAACAGTGACGGTTTGTTAGCAGTCGACGCAGCGTTTTTAGATGCCAGCAAGTAA
- a CDS encoding porin encodes MNKKNCSLLTISILFACHANAAGFQVAEHSASGLGRAFSGEGAVADNASVLARNPAAMTLFENAQFSGALSIVDPEVNVYDKTNGEQSDDVAPLQLVPAAYYISPINEKWAWGIGMFTNYGVATDYPDDISAGDMAGDTALVSVGINPNIAYRVNEALSVGAGVNFVYAHAELTRHKGSLAPLFGSTDKSENLIGMTGTTFGYGWNVGALYELSEKTRFGLGYRSKVDLDFDDGEFSSYDSGIATAPKVDGRLQISLPSIIEVSAYHEFNEQWAMHAGWQQTEWSTFTELKATSPQCNDGTAGQCFYKPEHYENNNRYSLGATYQMNESWTLRAGLAFDEQAGEATLSIPDSDRFWYSAGLTYLMSDNMTIDAGFALVKSRSGSFKETNAADEVLEFEAEGTAYISAIQMNYTFK; translated from the coding sequence ATGAACAAGAAGAACTGCTCTCTGCTGACGATATCGATATTGTTTGCCTGCCATGCTAATGCCGCTGGTTTTCAAGTTGCGGAACATTCAGCGTCTGGTCTTGGTCGAGCGTTTTCCGGTGAAGGGGCTGTTGCTGACAACGCTTCGGTATTGGCGAGAAACCCAGCTGCGATGACACTATTTGAAAACGCACAGTTTTCTGGTGCCCTGTCTATCGTAGATCCAGAGGTCAATGTTTACGACAAAACGAATGGCGAACAATCTGATGACGTTGCGCCTTTGCAACTTGTTCCAGCAGCCTATTACATCAGCCCTATTAATGAGAAGTGGGCATGGGGTATTGGTATGTTTACCAACTACGGTGTGGCGACTGACTACCCAGACGACATTTCAGCTGGCGACATGGCTGGTGATACGGCGTTAGTTTCAGTGGGGATCAACCCCAATATCGCCTATCGCGTTAACGAAGCGTTGAGCGTGGGTGCGGGTGTGAATTTTGTTTATGCGCACGCAGAGTTGACTCGTCACAAGGGTTCTCTCGCACCTCTGTTTGGATCGACCGATAAATCAGAAAACTTGATCGGTATGACTGGCACGACCTTTGGTTACGGCTGGAACGTTGGCGCACTATACGAACTCAGTGAAAAGACGCGCTTTGGTTTGGGTTATCGTTCCAAAGTCGATCTGGATTTCGATGATGGTGAATTCAGCAGCTACGACTCAGGCATCGCCACAGCCCCTAAAGTCGATGGCCGTTTACAGATCAGCCTACCTTCCATCATTGAAGTCTCGGCATACCATGAATTTAACGAACAATGGGCGATGCACGCCGGTTGGCAACAAACCGAATGGAGCACATTCACCGAGCTAAAGGCAACGTCTCCACAGTGTAACGATGGTACCGCTGGTCAATGCTTCTATAAACCAGAGCATTACGAAAACAACAATCGTTATTCACTTGGTGCAACCTATCAAATGAACGAAAGCTGGACTCTTCGCGCAGGCTTAGCATTTGATGAACAAGCCGGTGAAGCAACCCTCAGCATTCCTGACAGCGACCGTTTCTGGTACAGCGCAGGCTTAACTTACTTGATGAGCGACAACATGACGATCGACGCGGGCTTTGCACTGGTTAAGAGCCGTTCTGGTTCATTCAAAGAAACCAACGCAGCAGATGAAGTGCTTGAATTCGAAGCAGAAGGCACGGCTTACATCAGCGCGATTCAAATGAACTACACCTTTAAGTAA
- a CDS encoding site-2 protease family protein, protein MELLNIEFLGRSLRLEGSMAGWQQLFWDNTLVSQRDATHGQQGEFVHEFQLMAGEETLNCQLKGQLTWQPFQLDYQCGVNDQLVIQGSRNEKDIEQQVPVQPRQEERRFSLIGLISLGMKALKSAKIIKVALASMSLAAYSWLFSFQFALALIACLVIHEYGHVRAMKYFGMQTKGFYLIPFFGGMALSDDKINTRWQDVVISIMGPFFGLILSVILVVTYWLTGEAFFAALAVFNALLNLFNLLPILPLDGGHILKSITFSMNSWVGLVGGVLTAAAGVYLSYALGLTLFGFLLIMGMLEIVMEWRGRHHSHLLPLTRYGQCFAFAWYLMSVAGFVAIIWYFAATGDDLMRLPLLILGS, encoded by the coding sequence TTGGAATTATTAAATATCGAATTTCTTGGGCGCTCGTTGAGACTTGAAGGCTCAATGGCAGGTTGGCAGCAGCTTTTTTGGGACAACACTCTGGTTTCTCAGCGTGATGCTACGCACGGACAACAAGGGGAGTTTGTTCATGAGTTTCAACTTATGGCGGGCGAAGAGACGCTAAACTGCCAGCTCAAAGGTCAATTGACGTGGCAGCCATTCCAATTGGACTACCAATGTGGTGTCAATGATCAGCTTGTGATACAGGGGAGTCGAAACGAAAAAGACATCGAGCAGCAAGTCCCTGTGCAACCACGCCAAGAAGAGCGCCGTTTTAGTCTTATTGGCTTGATTTCTCTGGGCATGAAAGCACTTAAAAGTGCCAAGATCATCAAAGTTGCCCTTGCTTCAATGAGTTTGGCAGCCTATTCATGGCTGTTTTCATTCCAGTTTGCGCTGGCGTTGATTGCTTGTTTGGTGATTCACGAATATGGCCATGTTCGTGCAATGAAATACTTTGGCATGCAAACCAAAGGGTTTTACCTAATTCCGTTTTTTGGCGGTATGGCGCTCAGCGACGATAAGATCAATACCCGTTGGCAGGATGTGGTAATTTCCATTATGGGGCCGTTCTTTGGTCTGATCCTCAGCGTAATTCTGGTGGTGACCTATTGGCTGACGGGCGAGGCTTTTTTCGCAGCGCTAGCGGTGTTTAACGCCTTATTAAACTTGTTTAACTTACTGCCCATTCTCCCATTAGATGGTGGGCATATTCTCAAAAGCATCACGTTTTCGATGAACAGTTGGGTGGGGCTCGTCGGCGGGGTACTCACCGCGGCTGCGGGTGTGTATCTTTCCTATGCATTAGGTTTAACGCTGTTTGGTTTTCTGCTCATTATGGGGATGTTAGAGATTGTGATGGAATGGCGTGGCCGACATCATAGCCATCTTCTTCCTCTGACGCGTTATGGCCAGTGCTTTGCATTTGCTTGGTATCTTATGTCTGTGGCGGGTTTTGTCGCGATCATCTGGTATTTTGCGGCAACCGGTGATGATTTGATGCGTTTACCGCTATTGATCCTTGGCTCCTAG
- a CDS encoding M48 family metallopeptidase encodes MSSWLKASALIVVAGLTACTSSPTGRNQLLMFSDSEMSTLGANSFEQMKKEIPISQNKATNQYVQCVAKAITDTIPPQPGFKEWEVVVFDSDQVNAFALPGGKIGVYTGLLNVAVNQDQLATVIGHEVAHVLAEHSNERLSQSQLANAGLQLANVAIGASEYKQYQQITMAALGVGVQYGVILPYGRTQESEADIVGLEYMAKAGFDPKQSVELWKNMAKASGGNQPPELLSTHPSHSTRIKDLQDKASKLPVYQGKSPSCKA; translated from the coding sequence ATGTCATCGTGGTTGAAAGCTTCTGCACTCATCGTCGTTGCTGGGCTTACTGCTTGCACTTCTTCCCCTACTGGGCGTAATCAACTGCTGATGTTTTCAGATAGTGAGATGTCCACACTTGGTGCGAACTCTTTTGAGCAGATGAAAAAAGAGATTCCGATTAGTCAAAACAAAGCGACCAATCAATATGTGCAGTGTGTTGCCAAAGCGATTACCGACACCATTCCCCCTCAACCCGGTTTCAAAGAGTGGGAAGTGGTGGTATTTGATAGTGACCAAGTGAACGCTTTTGCCCTGCCAGGGGGAAAAATTGGCGTTTATACTGGCTTGCTGAATGTCGCGGTTAACCAAGACCAATTGGCGACGGTCATTGGCCATGAAGTGGCGCACGTGCTCGCAGAACACAGCAATGAACGTCTCTCTCAAAGCCAGCTTGCCAATGCCGGATTACAGTTGGCCAACGTTGCCATAGGTGCGTCTGAGTATAAGCAATATCAACAAATTACCATGGCAGCGTTGGGTGTGGGCGTGCAATATGGGGTAATTTTACCTTACGGCCGAACCCAAGAATCCGAAGCCGATATTGTCGGCCTAGAATACATGGCAAAAGCAGGATTCGACCCAAAACAGAGTGTGGAACTGTGGAAAAACATGGCGAAAGCCTCAGGCGGAAACCAACCACCTGAGCTACTTTCAACCCACCCATCTCACAGTACGCGTATCAAAGATTTGCAGGACAAAGCCAGTAAATTGCCCGTTTACCAAGGTAAATCTCCGAGCTGCAAAGCTTAA
- a CDS encoding hotdog fold thioesterase has product MSIWKKPIDLATLNATSKNTLIEHLQIEYTGFTENSLTATMPVCSFTHQPLGMLHGGASVVLAETLGSLAANFCVAAGSYCVGLDINANHIRPMRSGYVIGTATPIHLGVSTQVWQITITDERERLVCTSRLTIAVKQHKERGV; this is encoded by the coding sequence ATGAGCATTTGGAAAAAACCGATCGATTTAGCGACCCTAAACGCAACCTCAAAAAATACGCTTATTGAACACTTACAAATCGAATACACCGGGTTTACCGAAAACTCTCTGACTGCAACCATGCCGGTTTGCAGTTTTACTCATCAACCACTCGGCATGTTACATGGTGGCGCATCGGTGGTGCTTGCTGAAACACTCGGCTCTTTAGCGGCCAATTTTTGCGTGGCTGCCGGTTCTTATTGTGTTGGGCTCGATATTAATGCCAACCATATTCGCCCGATGCGCAGCGGTTATGTTATTGGTACGGCAACGCCAATCCACCTCGGTGTATCAACGCAAGTGTGGCAAATTACGATTACAGATGAACGTGAGAGATTGGTTTGCACCAGCCGTTTGACCATAGCTGTTAAACAGCACAAAGAGCGTGGTGTTTAA